From the genome of Phytohabitans rumicis, one region includes:
- a CDS encoding ABC transporter permease, translating to MPWIVVITGFGLTAFVYLFVSSGFAGINSELIEAAQVSGSSAVGVFFRVTLPLLRPSLVYGGFVALLLGLGQFTGPLLLGRTGGINVLTTDMYVAVSQSPIDYGRAAAIGSPLLLFGIAVVVLQKVILGDHSRFVTHGGKAFRATSRPSRLAVAGILTYSVLALGLPLGALALVSLSPFWSGSVDPGGFTLANFRQVFAESGITDAIVNSLTISVISVAIALPVGFVAASLLLKGRKFPIIRAAVDFIVAMPLGIPAVVFGAGFLLTYSREPFILYGTREVIVLVYVTLMLPFTTRMQLAGMVALGDAYQEASRTSGAGPVRTTTEIMLPLLRPTIAGAAALMFVLLTHEFTASLLVRAPTTQVMGTILFDYWGNGSYPLVAAIALVMTLVTGAGVFVAMAVAGSDIFDKL from the coding sequence CTGCCGTGGATCGTGGTCATCACCGGCTTCGGGCTGACCGCGTTCGTCTACCTGTTCGTCAGCTCCGGCTTCGCCGGCATCAACTCCGAGCTGATCGAGGCCGCGCAGGTGAGCGGCTCGTCGGCGGTCGGCGTGTTCTTCCGGGTCACGCTGCCGCTGCTGCGGCCGAGCCTGGTGTACGGCGGTTTCGTCGCGCTGCTGCTGGGCCTGGGGCAGTTCACCGGCCCGCTGCTGCTGGGGCGCACCGGCGGCATCAACGTGCTCACCACCGACATGTACGTGGCGGTCTCGCAGAGCCCGATCGACTACGGCCGGGCGGCCGCGATCGGGTCGCCGCTGCTGTTGTTCGGCATCGCGGTGGTCGTCCTGCAGAAGGTGATCCTGGGCGACCACAGCCGGTTCGTCACGCACGGCGGCAAGGCGTTCCGGGCCACGAGCCGGCCCTCGCGGCTGGCCGTCGCCGGCATCCTCACCTACAGCGTGCTGGCCCTCGGGCTGCCGCTCGGCGCGCTCGCGCTGGTGTCGCTGTCCCCGTTCTGGAGCGGCTCGGTCGACCCGGGCGGCTTCACGCTGGCCAACTTCCGGCAGGTGTTCGCCGAGTCGGGCATCACCGACGCGATCGTCAACAGCCTCACCATCTCGGTCATCTCCGTGGCGATCGCCCTCCCGGTGGGCTTCGTCGCCGCCTCGCTGCTGCTCAAGGGGCGCAAGTTCCCGATCATCCGGGCCGCCGTCGACTTCATCGTGGCCATGCCGCTGGGCATCCCCGCCGTGGTCTTCGGCGCCGGCTTCCTGCTCACGTACAGCCGGGAGCCGTTCATCCTGTACGGCACCCGCGAGGTGATCGTGCTGGTCTACGTGACGCTCATGCTGCCGTTCACCACCCGGATGCAGCTGGCCGGGATGGTGGCGCTCGGCGACGCGTACCAGGAGGCGTCGCGGACCAGCGGGGCCGGGCCGGTGCGGACCACCACGGAGATCATGCTGCCGCTGCTGCGCCCCACCATCGCCGGGGCGGCGGCGCTGATGTTCGTGCTGCTGACCCACGAGTTCACCGCGTCGCTGCTGGTCCGGGCGCCCACCACGCAGGTCATGGGCACCATCCTGTTCGACTACTGGGGCAACGGCTCGTACCCCCTGGTCGCCGCGATCGCCCTGGTCATGACGCTGGTGACGGGGGCCGGCGTGTTCGTGGCGATGGCCGTGGCCGGCTCCGACATCTTCGACAAGTTGTGA
- a CDS encoding acyl-CoA dehydrogenase family protein: protein MTISFSISDEVAGIARRTAEFVRDVVIPEERACGGSVHDAPEPLRHRLQQAARDAGVFAPHVPREFGGLGLDLRGQAVVFEEAGYSLLGPLAMNCAAPDEGNTHLLHTVATAEQRERYLRPLAAGEVRSCFAMTEPAPGAGSDPRALATTATRVAGGWRIDGRKWFISGADGAAFAICMARTSGTPGDAGGATMFLVDAGTPGMKLVRNLETLDEGLFGGHSELAFDGCLVGDEQVLGEVDAGFAYAQVRLGPARLTHCMRWLGAARRARDIALERAASRSAFGRPLAELGMVQQMLADTEIDIEASRALLWRACWELDQGRPGAQHTSITKTFVSEAVGRIVDRAVQVCGALGISADLPLSRLLREVRPFRIYDGPSETHRWAIARRAVRSFT from the coding sequence ATGACCATTTCGTTCTCCATCAGCGACGAGGTGGCCGGCATCGCCCGGCGCACCGCCGAGTTCGTCCGGGACGTGGTCATCCCCGAGGAGCGGGCCTGCGGCGGGTCGGTGCACGACGCCCCCGAGCCGCTGCGGCACCGGCTGCAACAGGCGGCCCGGGACGCCGGCGTGTTCGCGCCGCACGTACCCCGGGAATTTGGCGGCCTCGGCCTGGACCTGCGCGGGCAGGCCGTGGTCTTCGAGGAGGCCGGCTACTCGCTGCTCGGCCCGCTCGCCATGAACTGCGCGGCACCCGACGAGGGCAACACGCACCTGCTCCACACGGTGGCGACGGCGGAGCAGCGGGAACGGTACCTGCGCCCGCTGGCCGCCGGCGAGGTCCGGTCCTGCTTCGCGATGACCGAGCCGGCGCCGGGCGCCGGCTCCGACCCGCGCGCCCTGGCCACCACCGCCACCCGGGTCGCCGGCGGCTGGCGGATCGACGGACGCAAGTGGTTCATCAGCGGCGCGGACGGCGCCGCGTTCGCGATCTGCATGGCCCGCACCAGTGGTACGCCCGGCGACGCGGGCGGCGCGACGATGTTCCTCGTCGACGCCGGCACCCCGGGCATGAAGCTCGTCCGCAACCTGGAGACCCTCGACGAGGGCCTGTTCGGCGGGCACAGCGAGCTGGCCTTCGACGGCTGTCTCGTCGGGGACGAGCAGGTCCTCGGCGAGGTCGACGCGGGCTTCGCGTACGCCCAGGTGCGGCTCGGCCCGGCCCGGCTGACGCACTGCATGCGCTGGCTGGGCGCCGCCCGCCGGGCCCGGGACATCGCCCTGGAACGCGCCGCGAGCCGGTCCGCGTTCGGCCGGCCGCTGGCCGAGTTGGGCATGGTGCAGCAGATGCTGGCCGACACGGAGATCGACATCGAGGCCAGCCGGGCGCTGCTGTGGCGGGCGTGCTGGGAGCTGGACCAGGGCCGGCCGGGCGCGCAGCACACCTCCATCACCAAGACGTTCGTGTCCGAGGCGGTGGGCCGGATCGTGGACCGGGCCGTGCAGGTGTGCGGCGCCCTCGGCATCTCCGCGGACCTGCCGCTGTCCCGCCTGCTGCGCGAGGTCCGGCCGTTCCGCATCTACGACGGGCCCTCCGAGACGCACCGGTGGGCCATCGCCCGGCGCGCGGTGCGGTCGTTCACCTGA
- a CDS encoding ABC transporter ATP-binding protein — MSQVRIEGLTKRFAGKPPAVAVDGLSLEIESGEFVVLLGPSGCGKITTLRSLAGLETPDEGRISLGGQTVLDVRAKVNLPPNKRRIGMVFQSYALWPHMTVRRNIGYPLRARRVGRDQSREWIEETARLVDCAGLLDRYPAQLSGGQQQRVALARGLVARPDLVLFDEPMSNLDARLRDQVRAQLHELHARLGFTAVFVTHDQSEALALGDRLAIMRAGRIEQLDTPQRVFEEPATEYVAGFIGMSNRLVLRRTGGGWAAGDEPVTGDIPVPREHAEVAVRLRPDDVLLAQPDQRPPPGAIGLPAQVVDAQFGGRHMDVVVSAGGTRLHAKTPLAGNAWVRHLAAGEPVTAWYADQAAIYYGAGDERIAGHRPAAAVGA, encoded by the coding sequence ATGTCCCAGGTGCGGATCGAGGGCCTGACCAAGCGGTTCGCCGGCAAGCCGCCGGCGGTCGCGGTGGACGGCCTGTCGCTGGAGATCGAGTCGGGCGAGTTCGTCGTGCTGCTCGGCCCCAGCGGCTGCGGGAAGATCACCACGCTGCGTAGCCTGGCCGGCCTGGAAACGCCCGACGAGGGACGTATCTCGCTGGGCGGCCAGACCGTGCTGGACGTGCGCGCAAAGGTCAACCTGCCGCCGAACAAGCGGCGGATCGGGATGGTCTTCCAGTCGTACGCCCTCTGGCCGCACATGACGGTACGCCGCAACATCGGGTACCCGCTGCGGGCCCGCCGGGTGGGCCGCGACCAGTCGCGGGAGTGGATCGAGGAGACGGCGCGGTTGGTCGACTGCGCCGGCCTCCTCGACCGCTACCCCGCGCAGCTGTCCGGCGGGCAGCAGCAGCGGGTCGCACTGGCCCGCGGCCTGGTGGCCCGGCCCGACCTGGTCCTGTTCGACGAGCCGATGAGCAACCTCGACGCCCGCCTGCGCGACCAGGTCCGCGCCCAGCTGCACGAGCTGCACGCGCGGTTGGGCTTCACCGCCGTGTTCGTCACCCACGACCAGAGCGAGGCGCTGGCCCTGGGCGACCGCCTGGCCATCATGCGGGCGGGCCGGATCGAGCAGCTCGACACGCCGCAGCGGGTGTTCGAGGAGCCGGCCACCGAGTACGTCGCCGGGTTCATCGGCATGTCGAACCGGCTGGTCCTGCGCCGCACCGGCGGTGGCTGGGCCGCCGGCGACGAGCCGGTGACCGGCGACATTCCGGTGCCGCGGGAGCACGCCGAGGTCGCGGTCCGGCTGCGCCCCGACGACGTGCTGCTGGCCCAGCCCGACCAGCGGCCGCCCCCGGGCGCGATCGGCCTGCCCGCGCAGGTCGTCGACGCGCAGTTCGGCGGCCGGCACATGGACGTGGTGGTCTCGGCCGGCGGCACCCGCCTACACGCCAAGACGCCCCTGGCCGGGAACGCCTGGGTCCGGCACCTCGCGGCGGGAGAGCCGGTGACGGCCTGGTACGCCGACCAGGCGGCCATCTACTACGGCGCCGGCGACGAACGGATCGCCGGGCACCGGCCGGCCGCGGCAGTGGGGGCGTGA